Proteins found in one Pyxidicoccus trucidator genomic segment:
- a CDS encoding ATP-binding cassette domain-containing protein produces MISVRGLRKHYKVHKRPPGLKAALRSLVHRTYTTAKAVDGISFDIRPGERVGFLGPNGAGKTTTLKGRVVTHEAGTAVLQVPQEAVNATISRALAGLPVTDLTVENAPLEEVMSELFAENKARRVAAAGATAGAPVPA; encoded by the coding sequence ATGATTTCCGTCCGCGGCCTGCGCAAGCACTACAAAGTCCACAAGCGCCCGCCGGGCCTGAAGGCGGCCCTTCGCTCGCTCGTCCACCGGACCTACACCACTGCGAAGGCCGTGGACGGTATTTCGTTCGACATCCGTCCCGGCGAGCGCGTGGGCTTCCTGGGCCCCAACGGCGCCGGGAAGACGACGACGCTCAAGGGCCGGGTGGTGACGCACGAGGCGGGCACCGCGGTGCTCCAGGTGCCGCAGGAGGCCGTGAATGCCACCATCTCCCGCGCGCTGGCGGGGCTGCCGGTGACGGACCTCACGGTGGAGAACGCGCCGCTGGAGGAGGTCATGAGCGAGCTGTTCGCGGAGAACAAGGCGCGCCGGGTGGCGGCCGCCGGGGCCACCGCGGGAGCGCCGGTGCCGGCATGA